In the Chloroflexota bacterium genome, one interval contains:
- the pstB gene encoding phosphate ABC transporter ATP-binding protein PstB, producing MDTKIETRQLSFYYGKRQALRNVSLKVPDNQITAFIGPSGCGKSTFLRVLNRMNDTIPGVRLEGEVLLDGQNIYGPSVDVVEVRKRVGMVFQQPNPFPKSIFDNVAFGPRVLGMDRNVSLSDVVEKSLRAAALWDEVKDVIGKSGLALSGGQQQRLCIARALATEPEVLLMDEPCSALDPQSTLRIEELMDELKERYTIVIVTHNLQQAGRVSDWTGFLLLGELIEYGKTSELFSRPRDKRTEDYITGRFG from the coding sequence ATGGACACGAAGATAGAAACCAGGCAGCTTAGCTTCTACTATGGCAAGCGGCAGGCCTTAAGAAACGTCAGCCTGAAAGTCCCGGACAATCAGATCACCGCCTTCATTGGGCCGTCAGGCTGCGGCAAGTCGACATTCCTGCGTGTCCTGAATAGGATGAACGACACCATCCCGGGAGTACGCCTCGAGGGTGAGGTACTTCTGGATGGGCAGAACATCTACGGGCCTAGCGTTGATGTGGTGGAGGTGAGAAAAAGGGTGGGGATGGTATTCCAGCAGCCGAATCCTTTCCCCAAGTCTATCTTCGATAATGTGGCCTTCGGCCCCCGTGTGCTAGGCATGGACCGTAACGTCTCTCTCAGCGACGTAGTGGAGAAGAGCCTGCGGGCTGCCGCTCTATGGGATGAGGTAAAGGATGTAATTGGAAAATCAGGGTTGGCACTCTCAGGAGGACAGCAGCAGAGGCTGTGTATCGCCCGAGCATTAGCGACAGAGCCAGAGGTCTTACTTATGGATGAGCCTTGCTCTGCTCTTGATCCTCAGTCAACACTGAGAATAGAGGAACTGATGGATGAACTAAAGGAGCGGTACACCATCGTCATTGTCACCCATAACTTGCAGCAGGCTGGCCGGGTGTCCGACTGGACCGGATTCCTGCTGTTGGGGGAACTGATAGAATATGGCAAGACCAGCGAGTTGTTCAGCCGGCCACGGGATAAGAGGACCGAGGACTATATTACCGGTCGCTTCGGTTAA
- the pstA gene encoding phosphate ABC transporter permease PstA yields the protein MSARLTQKLAVVCIWATGATTVLALLVIIGYTMYRGLPHIGWSFLTTAPKGGTSGAGGISTVIVSTLYLVGLTLLILVPLGVGAAVYLAEYAPDNRLTRFIRFGTEVLAGVPSIVFGMFGFAFLVIALHFHFSILSGALTLVCLLLPTLIRTSEEAIKAVPRSYREAALALGATKWQTTWRVTLPAAISGIATGVILCIGRAVGETAALYVTMGGTTALPTSLLSSGRTLALHVFYLATVTNNLDGAFATGVILIIVIVVANSITNWLSQRFRARMAGGT from the coding sequence GTGTCTGCTAGACTCACCCAGAAGCTGGCTGTGGTATGCATCTGGGCAACCGGTGCCACCACCGTTCTTGCCCTCCTGGTGATTATCGGCTACACCATGTATCGGGGATTGCCGCACATCGGTTGGTCCTTCCTGACCACCGCTCCGAAAGGTGGAACGTCTGGGGCCGGGGGTATTTCCACCGTCATCGTTAGCACCCTATACCTAGTGGGGCTCACCTTGCTGATCCTGGTGCCGCTGGGCGTAGGAGCTGCCGTCTACCTGGCGGAGTACGCGCCCGATAACAGACTGACGCGGTTCATCCGCTTCGGGACTGAGGTTCTGGCAGGCGTGCCATCTATCGTCTTTGGCATGTTTGGTTTTGCATTTCTGGTCATCGCTCTGCATTTTCACTTCTCCATTCTCTCCGGAGCTCTGACCCTGGTCTGCCTTCTGCTGCCAACCCTCATCCGCACTTCTGAGGAGGCCATAAAAGCAGTCCCCCGCTCTTATAGAGAGGCGGCTTTGGCACTGGGAGCCACGAAGTGGCAGACGACATGGCGAGTGACTCTTCCCGCCGCTATTAGCGGAATAGCCACCGGGGTGATCCTCTGCATCGGACGAGCAGTGGGAGAGACTGCCGCCCTCTACGTGACTATGGGTGGCACTACTGCCCTGCCCACGTCTCTCTTGTCATCCGGGCGGACATTGGCACTGCATGTCTTCTACCTGGCGACAGTGACCAATAACCTTGATGGGGCATTTGCCACCGGAGTCATCTTAATCATAGTAATAGTAGTTGCCAACTCAATTACGAACTGGCTGTCGCAGCGCTTTCGTGCGAGAATGGCTGGAGGAACCTGA
- the pstC gene encoding phosphate ABC transporter permease subunit PstC translates to MRSRYLIDRSSRMLLLVCAFLSLVILAAIAVYIFRAALPAIREVGLWHFLFGEVWRPSDTPGEGRYGILPMIVGSVVVTAGALILAVPLGIGCAILLAEVAPQRVRQFLRPAVELLVGIPSVVYGLVGLVIVVPLVRRIEGPGLSVAAGIIVLAVMILPTIVSISEDSIRAVPKSHREGALALGATHWQTIWRVLLPGARSGIVASVVLAMGRAIGEAMAMIMVLGNAAVIPSSLFSPASTLAGTIAAEAPEASGVQRSALFAMSVVLFLLIIVINGVALIIMRRGSRAQGVC, encoded by the coding sequence ATGAGATCGCGATACCTGATCGACCGTAGTTCGAGGATGTTGCTCCTCGTTTGTGCCTTTCTTTCTCTGGTGATACTGGCGGCCATCGCTGTGTACATCTTTAGGGCAGCACTGCCAGCCATTCGAGAGGTTGGCCTGTGGCACTTTCTCTTCGGAGAAGTCTGGCGTCCAAGCGATACACCAGGCGAGGGCCGGTACGGCATCCTGCCGATGATAGTGGGCTCTGTAGTGGTCACGGCGGGTGCCTTGATCCTGGCAGTACCTCTGGGTATTGGCTGTGCCATTCTGCTGGCAGAAGTGGCTCCCCAACGGGTTCGTCAGTTCTTGAGGCCGGCAGTGGAGCTTCTGGTGGGCATCCCTTCGGTGGTCTACGGGCTGGTGGGCCTAGTGATTGTCGTCCCGTTGGTCCGTCGTATTGAAGGCCCCGGACTCAGCGTAGCCGCTGGAATCATCGTTCTGGCCGTGATGATTCTGCCGACTATCGTCAGCATCAGCGAGGACAGCATCAGGGCCGTACCCAAGAGCCACAGGGAAGGCGCTCTGGCTCTGGGGGCCACTCACTGGCAGACCATATGGCGGGTCCTTCTTCCAGGAGCCCGCTCCGGCATCGTTGCCTCCGTTGTCCTGGCGATGGGCCGGGCTATAGGAGAAGCCATGGCCATGATCATGGTCCTCGGCAATGCCGCAGTTATACCTTCGTCACTGTTCAGCCCGGCCAGCACTCTGGCAGGTACTATTGCCGCAGAGGCCCCTGAGGCATCAGGAGTACAGCGCAGCGCCCTTTTTGCCATGTCAGTCGTGCTGTTCCTTTTGATCATCGTCATCAATGGCGTCGCACTCATCATCATGAGGAGGGGGAGCCGTGCCCAGGGTGTCTGCTAG
- a CDS encoding phosphate ABC transporter substrate-binding protein has product MTIKPSRSWMLLVLAGVLALSLVLVGCGKQLSGSVSVGGSTTVQPLAQALADAFQLKHPDVSITIAGGGTAAGIKGANEGTFDIGAASRDLKSGEPALVTHLLAKDGIGIITNPGNAVPGLTKAQVVGIFSGAIVNWQDVGGADDEIFVFVRESGSGTRTAFQDLVMGSENITSSALQQTSSGAIKQAVAGNPNAIGFESLAYVDSSIKALAIDGVAATEANAKDGIYPIVRPLYFLTKEQPTGLVKDFIDFCQSTEGQQIVAENGYIAVK; this is encoded by the coding sequence ATGACTATCAAGCCAAGTAGAAGTTGGATGTTATTAGTTCTGGCGGGCGTGCTGGCTTTGTCCCTGGTGCTGGTTGGCTGCGGGAAGCAACTATCGGGCAGTGTCAGTGTGGGGGGATCGACTACCGTACAGCCTCTGGCGCAGGCGCTGGCAGATGCCTTTCAACTGAAGCACCCCGATGTATCCATCACCATCGCAGGTGGAGGTACTGCCGCTGGTATCAAGGGCGCCAATGAGGGCACGTTTGACATCGGCGCAGCATCCAGAGACTTGAAGTCGGGTGAGCCAGCGCTGGTCACACATCTTCTGGCCAAGGATGGGATCGGCATCATTACCAACCCCGGCAATGCCGTCCCCGGACTGACCAAGGCGCAGGTGGTAGGCATCTTCAGCGGCGCCATCGTCAACTGGCAGGACGTTGGCGGGGCTGATGACGAAATTTTCGTGTTTGTGAGAGAGTCAGGATCTGGTACCAGGACCGCCTTCCAGGACTTGGTGATGGGGAGTGAGAACATCACCAGCTCCGCTTTGCAGCAGACGTCAAGCGGAGCCATAAAGCAGGCTGTTGCTGGTAACCCTAACGCAATCGGCTTCGAGTCATTGGCCTACGTTGACAGCTCCATCAAGGCACTGGCTATTGATGGTGTCGCGGCTACCGAGGCGAATGCCAAGGATGGAATCTATCCCATCGTTCGTCCGCTATACTTCCTCACCAAGGAGCAGCCCACCGGGTTGGTGAAGGATTTTATCGACTTCTGCCAGAGCACAGAGGGGCAGCAGATTGTGGCTGAAAACGGTTACATCGCAGTGAAATGA
- a CDS encoding methylglyoxal synthase, translating into MERPTLALIAHDAKKADMVFLVQAHRDEFSKLNLVATGTTGKFIQDKIGLPVKRMKSGPEGGDQQIGALIANGDVQALIFLRDPLTAHPHEPDVSALLRVCDVHNIPLATNLATAEAVANLLFHHPEALKEGYAIPRSEMNLAGALK; encoded by the coding sequence ATGGAGAGACCTACTCTAGCCCTGATAGCCCATGATGCCAAGAAGGCCGACATGGTCTTCCTCGTGCAGGCACATCGGGACGAGTTCTCCAAACTCAACCTGGTGGCTACAGGAACGACCGGGAAATTCATTCAAGACAAAATCGGACTGCCGGTAAAACGGATGAAGAGCGGCCCGGAAGGCGGCGATCAGCAGATTGGAGCGCTGATAGCCAACGGTGATGTGCAGGCATTGATCTTTCTGCGCGACCCGTTGACCGCTCATCCCCACGAGCCGGACGTGTCGGCGCTGCTTCGGGTGTGTGACGTACACAATATCCCCCTGGCAACCAACTTGGCGACTGCCGAGGCGGTGGCAAACCTTCTGTTCCATCACCCCGAGGCCCTCAAAGAAGGGTACGCGATCCCCCGGTCGGAGATGAACCTGGCGGGCGCGTTGAAATAG
- a CDS encoding ATP-binding protein: MFRSIRWRIAIAFAVLIVVCIGGLSAYLSHFFREDYVNNLKTQLTDQAWLVADSAAPHFASGQPSETNDSAERVGRQISARVTIIDKDGRVVGDSEEDPATMDNHSDRPEVKQAIADGVGSSIRHSETLGYDMMYVAVPISTSGEIVGVARVSIPLSRIGASMGHINMVIIVGSLVAAALAILLAFQITRITVEPVKKLTRISKKMAEGDLDQEIVVTSMDEVGQLARAFNRMASQLKQMMALITAERDRMAVIFAHMDDAIFVIDGDSRVTMLNRAAEKTFQISKDMALGHTFIQVVRDYELDALLQRCLTTREQQTGLVKVRPRKQFLGAIVTPFQGEPGCLVLVQDLTELRKLETIRRDFIANLSHELRTPITSLKALTETLRDGAIEQPSVAKDFLGKMNAEVDRLAQMVQEMGDLSRIESGEALLQRRSVNVADIVVRAVERLKAQSERAELRLETQIASGLPRVSADEGRVEQVLLNLIHNAIKFTPPGGRIDVKARVDGNNLLVSVSDTGVGISPDDLPRVFERFYKADRARAGGGTGLGLAIAKHIVEAHGGRIWAESVEGKGTTFSFTLPLAP, translated from the coding sequence GTGTTTCGTAGTATCAGATGGCGAATAGCGATAGCCTTTGCAGTACTTATCGTCGTTTGCATTGGTGGGCTAAGCGCCTATCTGTCCCACTTCTTTCGAGAAGACTATGTCAATAACCTGAAGACACAGCTCACTGATCAGGCGTGGCTGGTGGCAGACAGTGCCGCACCGCATTTTGCGAGCGGCCAGCCGAGTGAGACCAACGATTCGGCAGAGAGAGTGGGGCGGCAGATCAGCGCTCGCGTGACCATCATCGACAAAGATGGGCGGGTGGTTGGCGATTCCGAAGAAGACCCTGCAACAATGGATAACCACTCTGACCGGCCAGAGGTAAAGCAGGCCATCGCCGACGGGGTAGGGAGCAGCATCCGCCACAGCGAGACTCTGGGCTATGACATGATGTATGTTGCCGTCCCCATAAGTACAAGCGGCGAGATAGTGGGGGTGGCGCGGGTGTCTATCCCCTTGAGCCGGATCGGCGCATCCATGGGGCATATCAACATGGTGATTATTGTGGGATCCCTAGTGGCTGCTGCTCTTGCTATTCTACTGGCATTTCAGATAACGAGAATCACCGTTGAGCCAGTCAAGAAGCTGACCAGGATTTCCAAAAAGATGGCTGAAGGAGACCTCGACCAGGAAATAGTTGTGACATCGATGGACGAGGTCGGTCAACTGGCCAGAGCCTTTAATCGAATGGCCTCACAACTGAAGCAAATGATGGCCCTCATCACTGCTGAGCGAGACAGAATGGCAGTCATCTTCGCTCACATGGATGATGCCATTTTCGTGATCGATGGTGACAGCAGAGTGACAATGCTGAACAGGGCTGCAGAGAAGACATTTCAGATCTCAAAGGACATGGCCTTGGGGCATACCTTCATCCAGGTAGTGCGTGACTATGAGCTTGATGCGCTGCTCCAGCGTTGCCTCACCACAAGGGAGCAACAAACGGGATTAGTAAAGGTGAGGCCCAGGAAGCAGTTCCTTGGTGCCATAGTCACGCCCTTTCAGGGAGAACCCGGCTGCTTAGTGCTGGTCCAGGACCTCACCGAACTGCGGAAGCTGGAGACGATTCGTCGGGACTTCATCGCCAACCTGTCCCACGAGCTCCGCACGCCAATCACATCACTCAAAGCGCTGACTGAGACTCTGCGTGACGGGGCCATCGAACAACCCTCTGTGGCCAAGGACTTTCTGGGCAAGATGAACGCCGAGGTCGACAGGCTGGCCCAGATGGTTCAGGAGATGGGAGACCTCTCCCGTATTGAGAGCGGTGAGGCTCTCCTTCAGAGGAGGTCTGTCAACGTAGCTGACATTGTGGTGCGTGCTGTGGAAAGGCTGAAGGCGCAGTCTGAACGAGCTGAGCTTCGTCTGGAAACACAAATCGCCTCAGGCTTGCCACGGGTCTCGGCTGACGAGGGCAGGGTGGAGCAGGTCTTACTAAACCTTATTCATAATGCGATCAAGTTCACACCGCCTGGCGGTCGAATTGATGTCAAGGCCAGAGTAGACGGCAACAATCTCCTTGTTTCAGTGTCCGATACGGGTGTCGGCATTTCTCCCGATGATCTGCCACGTGTCTTCGAGCGGTTCTACAAGGCAGACAGGGCCCGTGCTGGTGGCGGCACCGGCCTAGGATTGGCCATCGCCAAGCACATAGTCGAAGCCCACGGTGGCCGGATTTGGGCGGAGAGTGTGGAGGGGAAGGGGACCACCTTCAGTTTCACCCTGCCTCTGGCCCCCTAG
- a CDS encoding response regulator transcription factor: protein MIGSKVLVVEDDQTLLDVLKYNFSKEGYDVLTASDGVRALEIARSESPALVILDIMLPKLDGYEVCRILRQEMTVPILMLTAKTEELDKIVGLELGADDYMPKPFSMRELVARVRAILRRAEMIKRETAPAGEAASSSFRSGDLDIDVARHRVSHSGHVIDLPPTEFALLAFLARNCGQVFSRDHLLEKVWGYDYAGDTRTVDVHVRWLRQKIEVDPGHPKHLLTVRGVGYKFEE from the coding sequence ATGATCGGCAGCAAAGTCCTCGTTGTGGAAGATGACCAAACCCTGCTCGATGTGTTGAAGTACAACTTCAGCAAGGAAGGCTATGACGTACTCACTGCTTCCGATGGAGTCCGGGCTCTGGAAATTGCCCGGAGCGAGAGCCCGGCACTGGTTATCCTTGACATCATGCTCCCGAAGCTGGATGGATACGAGGTTTGCCGCATCCTGCGGCAGGAGATGACGGTGCCTATTCTGATGCTCACTGCCAAGACCGAAGAACTCGACAAGATTGTTGGGCTGGAGCTCGGTGCTGATGACTACATGCCCAAGCCCTTCAGCATGAGGGAGCTTGTGGCGCGCGTTAGAGCAATCCTTCGGCGTGCGGAAATGATAAAGAGGGAGACAGCCCCTGCAGGCGAGGCGGCTTCTTCATCGTTCAGGTCTGGTGATCTCGATATTGACGTTGCCCGGCACAGAGTCTCTCACAGTGGCCACGTCATCGACTTGCCCCCCACCGAGTTCGCCCTCCTTGCATTTCTGGCGAGAAACTGCGGGCAAGTGTTCAGCCGTGATCATCTGCTGGAGAAAGTCTGGGGTTATGACTACGCAGGTGACACGCGGACTGTAGATGTCCATGTCAGGTGGTTAAGACAGAAGATTGAGGTTGATCCTGGTCATCCCAAACACCTTTTGACGGTGAGGGGTGTGGGCTACAAGTTCGAGGAGTAG
- a CDS encoding site-2 protease family protein, whose product MPDRSDLLKAILMALVGVLLGFVLHEMGHRFLARRFGCHAEYVMWPAGLIIALLGSLIGIVFAAPGALVIYLQRGALGEIALTKEGLGLISIAGLVMNISLALVFLVLYLAKPHLLFSLGAQVNSWLAVFNLIPLGPFDGAKILEWNKAAWGLVLVVGIGLFIFQMIYLG is encoded by the coding sequence TTGCCCGACCGGAGTGATTTATTAAAAGCCATACTTATGGCTCTGGTTGGTGTATTGTTGGGCTTTGTGCTTCATGAGATGGGTCATAGGTTCCTTGCCAGAAGGTTCGGCTGCCATGCAGAGTATGTTATGTGGCCCGCTGGCTTGATAATAGCACTGCTGGGGTCACTTATCGGTATTGTCTTCGCTGCTCCTGGAGCACTTGTGATATATCTGCAGAGAGGTGCATTGGGAGAAATAGCCTTGACCAAAGAGGGGTTGGGGCTGATCTCGATAGCCGGACTGGTGATGAACATTTCCCTCGCCCTTGTATTCCTGGTGCTGTACCTGGCTAAACCTCACCTCCTCTTTAGCCTTGGGGCACAGGTCAACAGTTGGCTGGCTGTTTTCAATTTAATTCCCCTGGGGCCATTCGATGGGGCGAAGATTTTGGAATGGAATAAGGCAGCCTGGGGACTTGTCCTGGTAGTTGGCATCGGGCTCTTTATCTTCCAGATGATATACTTGGGCTAG
- a CDS encoding ABC transporter ATP-binding protein: MISIKNLTRIYKLGSVEVNALMDISLSIEARDIICIMGKSGSGKSTLLRQMGLIDRPTSGQVIFEGQDLTRLSDGARARMRLTHLGYIFQEYALLGELTAHENVYLPGMMLGGKVADYRRKAAELLEMVGLGERTNHKPRELSGGEQQRVAIARALINSPRVLFADEPCANLDSISSEVVMETLLNLNKELGITIVFVSHDTDDKKYANRFVFLKDGRQVSEYI, encoded by the coding sequence ATGATAAGCATCAAGAACCTCACCAGGATCTACAAACTCGGAAGCGTCGAGGTCAACGCTTTGATGGATATCTCATTGTCGATTGAGGCAAGAGACATAATTTGCATTATGGGAAAGAGCGGCTCCGGGAAGTCAACGCTGCTGAGACAGATGGGGCTCATCGATCGTCCGACCTCCGGACAGGTTATCTTCGAGGGTCAGGATTTGACCCGCCTCTCCGATGGTGCCCGGGCAAGAATGCGTTTAACGCACCTGGGCTACATCTTCCAGGAGTATGCGCTTCTGGGGGAGCTGACTGCGCACGAAAACGTCTATCTTCCCGGGATGATGCTGGGCGGCAAGGTGGCTGACTACAGAAGGAAGGCAGCAGAGCTACTGGAGATGGTGGGACTGGGTGAGCGAACGAATCACAAGCCAAGGGAACTCTCGGGCGGAGAGCAACAGAGAGTGGCTATTGCCAGGGCACTGATCAACAGCCCCCGCGTGCTATTTGCCGATGAGCCGTGTGCCAATCTCGATAGCATTTCATCCGAGGTCGTAATGGAAACTCTTCTGAATCTGAACAAGGAACTGGGCATCACCATCGTCTTCGTATCGCACGATACGGACGATAAGAAATACGCCAACAGATTCGTTTTCCTCAAAGATGGGAGGCAAGTTTCTGAATACATCTAG